acgggactcttgctgctgtgttggatccgctttggactggactctcgcgactgtgttggatccattgtggattgaactttcacagtatcatgttagacccgctcgacatccattgctttcctcctctccaaggtttctcatagtcatcattgtcaccgatgtcccactggggtgagtttttccttggtctaatgtgggccctaccgaggatgtcgtggtggtttgtgcagccctttgagacactagtgatttagggctatataagtaaacattgattgattgattgattgttaaatGGCAACAGTAGAGCACCGTTATTTGTAATATAGGGAGTTAATTTGGTTGTAATTCCAGCATTAATAAGAGCCATTGTAATACTGGGCGACTCCAGCAGGGGGCGCGTTGTACTGGGAGCTATACTAAGAGGACACGTGACTTCCTGTCAGTCATTACAGACGTGCACAGAACCAAGTTGTGTCCTTGTGTCTGTAGAACtaaaacatctcccttctcaggtACAAGTATTTTTATGTCAATAGTTTTACCCCCGAATGTATCTTTGTACTGTTAAAACATGTTTGGAAGAGTATATTGTTATAAATTGTGTCTTTTCAGTCGACAAGGCTTTATATATGACCAAGCTAATGCtaaagctaatgctaactgcCGATGTCGAGGCAAATGCTAGCTGCGTCATCAGTGTTGGATATATACAAAGTTACTGTGTGTAGTTCATTATTAATCTGCGTGTATTtctgtttaaatgtgtgttttatagAGTTTCTGGGAATAATTCAGTGTAATTTGTTATGTTAAGGAATGATTAGTGACTTTTGCTACTCAAACAATGTGGGCTTACTGTATGGGATGAACCTTTGTATTTACTTGAGACATCTTCAAatactgtgtacatgtatacAATTTTGATGTTTGATTGTAGCAGTCCTTACAGACGTGTACAGAACGTGTCCTTGTGTCTGTATAACtaaaacatctcccttctcagggcgattacatacgcgtgacgtcacgggcttttatgaatatgagcgctgcgcacacacacacagctaaaagtggtctgctttaacggcataattacgcagtattttggacatctgtgttgctgaatcttttgcaatttgttcaattaatattagagaagtcaaagtagagagacggagttgggaagctttagccttttagccacacaaacacacggtgattccttgtttaaaattcctggaggtgaaactttcctatggatcaagagaacatggatttgaccacatgtcaaccagcaggtttcggtgagaaaattgtggttaaagagtcagttcttaccggagaaaagctgagcttgtgccgtccatagctgccgtcgactcccctgagacattagcgtcaagacacctgtggggacgcccttccgactatcaggtactattaaactcactaaaacactagcaacacaatagaaagataagggattatccaagtaaatgtgtctaaaaacatcggaatccgtcccaatgcaatcgcatatatttttttgtaatttttttttttttttctagtccgtcgctatcaatctcctcaaacacaaatctttcatcctcgctcaaattaatggggagattgtcgttttctcggtccgaatatcactttttgttggaggctcccattaaaaacaatgtgaagtgaattatatttatatagcgcttttctcaagtgactcaaagcgcttttacatagtgacacccaatatctaagttacatttaaaccagtgtgggtgacactgggagcaggtgggtaaagtgtcttgcccaaggacacaagggcagtaactaggatggcacaagcgggaatcgaacctgcaaccctcaagttgctgacacggccactctaccaactgagctatgccgccccaatgtgaatatgtgaggagccatcaaacatgtgacatcatcgtctgcgacttccggtagaggcagggcttttctcttagcaccgaaagttgcgaaatttatcgtggatgttctctactaaatcctttcagcaaaaatatggcaatatcgcgaaaatatcaagtatgacgcatagaatggacctgctatccccgtttgaataagaaaatctcatttcagtaggcctttaaactttcataataaggtgggggccgcaaaataacgagtccgagacccctgatatagtgtGTGAATAAAACATTCTGAGTATTTGCTCGAGCAGACGCCGTGACTCGTTGggttggaccgagaaaacgtttGCGTGCCGCGCCTAAACCTGACCAACAAGAAACACGGCTGCCCTCTTTTCACTAACGGCATCCTGTGTGTGCAAAGAAAAAGGCGTGCGGTGTCATTTGttaacaaaatatttatttacgAGAAACATCAGCAGTAAGAAATCATGTTTCAAAAGGGTTGGTGATAACAATGTTTGTACAAATACGGTGCGCGTATACAAAAACAACTTCCTGTCCGTCCACGCGGACTATAAAGTCCCAGTAAACGTTTCATCCTCGTCCCCTTACACAAACTCTTTGCCGGACGCCGGCGCCGTGGCATCGGAGCGCGCGGCGCTGTAGCGAGCCGTGTAGGACTCCTCGCCCTTGGCGGGGCAGTTGCAGCACAGCATGCCGCCCCCGATGATCATCAGGGCGGCCGCCCCCCAGCCGATGTAGAGCGCCGCCCCCAGCTCCCTCTTCTGGGCGCTGACCACCAGCGGGTTGTAGAAGTCTCGGACCACGCTGTGTGCCGTCCAACACACGGGCACCAGGCAGAGGACGCCGGCGATGATGAAGACCGCGCCGGCGGCGATGGCCACCTTGGTCTTGGAGGCCGGGTTCTTCACGCAGTTGGTGCACTTGCCCCCGGCCACCGCCAGCAGAATGGCCATGACGCCCACCACGATGGCGATGACCATGAGGGCGCGGGCGGCCTGCAGGTCGGAGGTGAGCGCCAGCATGGAGTCGTAGACCTTGCACTGCATCTGACCCGTGCTCTGCACCACGCAGCTCATCCACACGCCCTCCCACATGGTCTGCGAGGTGACGATGTTGCTGCCGATGAACGCCGTCACCCTCCACATGGGGAGGGCGCAGGTGACGATGGCCCCGATCCAGCCGAGGATCCCCAAGGCGGCGCCCAGGATTTGGAAGCCCGCTGACACCATGGCTCTTCCTCCGCTGCTTTTTGGTCTCCGAGGCGCAAGGCTGGGTGAGTCTGCAATGATGTAGGGGGGAGGGTTTGGAGGAGAGCAGGTAGATATCACCTCTCGGAAAGGGGCGGGGCCTAAGCCAAAACACGGGGTCCGCCCCCGGGCGGCCAGAACCTGTTAGTCCGGCCGCCTCATTGTGGAGACGCCACACGCTTGGCAAAAACAAATAACAACAGTTCCTTTCAATGCCCCCCCTGAGCACCCTCAACccaacccccgcccacctcaggttTCAGCTTAACGTGCAGGAGTGACTCTCTCTGTTAAATAACACCGCCTTACCAAATATGGTCACGTCCTGTGACgcacaaacaaatatgtggcgTCTCGATTAGTGCACTGACTATTTGGAGCAGGGAGTATGACAGTCTGCCCTAGAGggggactatcactattatgttagatccactatggactggactctcactattatgttggatccactatggactgaactatcactattatgttagatccactatggactggactctcacactattatgttagatccactatggactgaactctcactattatgttagatccactatggactggactctcactattatgttagatccactatggactggactctcactattatgttagatccactatggactggactatcactattatgttagatccactatggactggactctcactattatgttagatccactatggactggactctcaatattatgttagatccactatggactggactctcactattatgttagatccactatggactggactctcaatattatgttagatccactatggactggactctcaaactattatgttagatcctctatggactggactatcgctattatgttggatccactatggactggactgccactattatgttagatccactatggactggactctcactattatgttagatccgctatcgactggactctcactattatgttagacccactatggactggaatatcactattatgttagatccactatggactggactatcacaattatgttagatccactatggactggactctcactattatgttagatccactatggactggactttcactattatgttagatccactatggactggactctcactatgttagatccactatggactggactctcactattatgttagatccactatggactggactatcactattatgttagatccactatggactggactgccactattatattagatccactatggactggactctcactataatgttagatccgctatcgactggactatcactattatgttagatccactatggactggactctcactattatgttggatccactatggactggactatcactattatgttagatccactatggactggactatcactattatgttagatccactatggactggactatcactattatgttagatccactatggactggactatcactattatgttagatccactatggactggactctcactattatgttggatccactatggactggactatcactattatgttagatccactatggactggactatcactattatgttagatccactatggactgcactatcactattatgttagatccactatggactggactatcactattatgttagatccactatggactggagtctcactattatgttacatccactatggactggactctcactattatgttagatccactatggcctggactctcacactattatgttagatccactatggactggactctcacactattatgttaaatccactatggactggactcccactattatgttagatccactaaggaatggactctcactattatgttagatacactatggactggactctcactattatgttagatccactatggactggactatcactattatgttagatccactatgaactggactctcacactattatgttagatccagtttggactggactctcactattatgttagatccactatggactggactatcactattatgttggatccactatggactggactgccactattatgttagatccactatggactggactctcactattatgttagatccgctatcgactggactctcactattatgttagacccagtatggactggactatcactattatgttagatccactatggactggactatcactactatgttagatccactatggactggactctcactattatgttaaatccattacagactggactctcactattatgttagatccactatggactggactctcactattatgttagatccactatggactggactatcactattatgttagatccactatggactggactctcactattatgttagatccactatggactggactatcactattatgttagatccactatggactggactatcactattatgttagatccactatggactggactctcactattatgttagatccactatggactggactctcactattattttagatccactatggactggactctcactattatgttagatccactatggactggactttcactattaggttggatccactatggactggactctcactattatgttagatccactatggactggactctcactattatgttagatccactatggactggactctcactattatgttagatccactatggactggactctcactattatgttagatccactatggactggactctcactattatgttagatccactatggactggactctcactcttatgttagatccactatggactggactatcactattatgttggatccactatggactgaactctcactattatgttggatccactatggactggactctcactcttatgttagatccactatggactggactatcattattatgttagagccactatggactggactctcactattatgttagatccactatggactggactatcactattatgttagatccactatggactggactctcactattatgttagatccactatggactggactctcactattatgttagatccactatggactggactgtcactattatgttgtgtTTAGCTgtgttagttgcatttttttgtCGTGTTTTGCTGGATTATAAAATACGTGGATGGAgagtgggtgtgacgttcatatgttgtcaatattcagtgttttatcattcatactcTGCAAagattcagtgttcaaaaacaagaaaaacaattacaaaaatgaggggtattttatttgaagtaagcaaatgtgtctgccaatagaacaagaaaattcggcttgtcaagactttccaaaacaagttgtCATGTTTTGTCGTCCCGTTCTGTTTGGTTTCggactcattgggcactcttgtttgtttcgtcaccatgactaccaatttgTTTTCACCTGtcgtgtcacgcacctggttcatttggactcatgcacatgttaatcaccacagcattatttaagcctgtagttgccaggcagtttcaagcattttttttaaaattcaatataggtcatcaaatctcagcaacaagctgtaatatcttatcagacagaaaataagcaaatgtcacctatattttagatatttaatctttcttagatttcaatttttgcagtgttgttaatcccacattctttattttcatgcccattccgggtgtctcattcagtaaaaaattcaattagatttttttctaaatagttgcCCAGGCCCATGGGAaatgcattatttaagcctgtagttgccaggcagtcagcctggtgacatcatcctctacacatCTGATGATCcttgctcttttctcgttccccattaattttgttattcatgccattgtttgcaagttttgttttatgtccatagtttatgttgtagttaTAGTTTTGTTTCACAGCCATGTTTTTGTACCTCCCCTGTGAGCGCCTTAAgtaacgacatattttaatcttaactttttttgagttaaaattagaatatgtcgttaccttcacatcgtcattcagtaaaaaattcaattaattttttttctaaatagtcgCCCAGGCCCATGGGAaatgcattatttaagcctgtagttgccaggcagtcagcctggcgacatcatcctctacacatCTGATGATCCATGCGCTTTTCTCATTCCCCGTAAatgttgttattcatgccatagtttgcaagttttgttttatgtccatagtttatgttgtagttaTAGTTTTGTTTCACAGCCATGTTTTTGTACCTCCCCTGTGAGCGCCTTAAgtaacgacatattttaatcttaactttttttgagttaaaattagaatatgtcgttaccttcacatcgtcattcagtaaaaaattcaattaattttttttctaaatagtcgCCCAGGCCCATGGGAAATGCATTATTTAAGCctatagttgccaggcagtcagcctggcgacatcatcctctacacatctgatgatccatgctcttttctcattcCCCGTAAatgttgttattcatgccatagtttgcaagttttgttttatgtccatagtttatgttgtagttaTAGTTTTGTTTCACAGCCATGTTTTTGTACCTCCCCTGTGAGCGCCTTAAgtaacgacatattttaatcttaactttttttgagttaaaattagaatatgtcgttaccttcacatcgtcattcagtaaaaaattcaataaattttttttctaaatagtcgCCCAGGCCCATGGGAaatgcattatttaagcctgtagttgccaggcagtcagcctggcgacatcatcctctacacatctgatgatccatgctcttttctcattcCCCGTAAatgttgttattcatgccatagtttgcaagttttgttttatgtccatagtttatgttgtagtaatagttttgtttcatagccaagtttttgtaccttctctgtgagcgcctttcctttgttcctttttttgagttgagattaaaatatgtcgttaccttcacatcgtgttcGATCCAGTCTTTCTTCTGGCTGAACTGGCGCcgacaaaatcaaccaaaacttgaaagttcttaagtggggctttaagttcCTTCCATATGAAACTTCACGGTCGTTGACCTTTGAGTCTTTCCTTGCCCGAACGGGGGCGGCTGAATCACTCTGAATCCGTACGCCGGGAACTAAATTTAGGCGGGCCGATCGTGtgatgtctcgcgggccgcacttggccctttatttagaaaaatagtaAAAAGTtccgaaaagtatctaaatacttTTAGGTATTGAGACAACACTACTATGGAAGATTTTAAAATAATGACAATGTCAACGCTCTACCTAGCTCATTTCGATTGTTattaacatacttgccaaccttgagacctctgaattcgggataTAGGGTTTCGGGGGCAGAGGTTGAGGTGGCGGGGTTTGTGGGGGACAAGGTTGAGGTGGTAGTGTAGTCCCGGATGAGTTTGTGcagcaagtggttctgggtattttttctgttgtgtttatgttgtgttacggtgcggatgttctcccgaaatgtgtttgtcattcttgtttggtgtgggttcactgtgtggcgcatatttgtaacagtgttaagttgtttatacggccaccctcagtgtgacctgtatggctgttgaccaagtatgccctgcattcactagcgccctctaccaccaggaggcgggagtcatttattgactcatatttgacacacgcagctacggtatattgataaaacatagctgcttactgttctttttagcatattcaatagcttggaccttaaatcttactgaatagctcttaatcttcttccctttatgcgatttaaaatgattgaaatcaatctcctccattttgaaaatgatgacaggtgaagtgtcactcgtgacgtgacaagtttgacccggcggaaatcctAGGCTTATGCTAATTATTTcacaaaacgagtttgaccagggGAAATTCtacacatgcgctaataaaaataatattttgtgaaacgagtttgttaatcctgagccggcggtaatgttaaccatgcgctaattattttgcgaaacgagtttgacccggcagacaCATATTATATACCCgtctgcaattcaaggaaatacggtatgtggacacttatactgccatctggtggtgtcagaagagtataacatacaatggaatttggagaaaaaaaaagtgtaaaaataagaataagcaAGTACATCACATAAAAAGATGATTCTCagttgtttttattctaattagggtccattaagcccaaatagcaaagagaattaaaaattaaagctgcaagcagcgatggacgggaccgacttttgttgGCGTTTCcggcctttacccattcaacatatctttacctgcacgttacctaccttccctgcatcctggggtcacactggtgcttctttctgtcacccatacatgctggtgcttcctgccatcacccaaacatatctttacctgcacattacctaccttctctgtatcctggtgtcaaactggtgcctccttctttcacccagtcaacatatctttacccgcacagtacctaccttctctgcattgtgtggtcacgctggtgcttcctgcttttaagcggccatcttgagacggcagcagcgcagcagttctttgaaggctcgtaaaatcaaaaccggagcagtaattgaAACCATTtttgcaacttttaatcagaagggttcactctctctcctgtgcgagtttgaagccgacacaacaaacgcgctcagaggagataatgtttgaaaaaaaggtgacgggtttttacaaaacttttgttttgaaggggtaattgccaacttcct
The window above is part of the Nerophis ophidion isolate RoL-2023_Sa linkage group LG04, RoL_Noph_v1.0, whole genome shotgun sequence genome. Proteins encoded here:
- the LOC133551978 gene encoding claudin-4-like, translating into MVSAGFQILGAALGILGWIGAIVTCALPMWRVTAFIGSNIVTSQTMWEGVWMSCVVQSTGQMQCKVYDSMLALTSDLQAARALMVIAIVVGVMAILLAVAGGKCTNCVKNPASKTKVAIAAGAVFIIAGVLCLVPVCWTAHSVVRDFYNPLVVSAQKRELGAALYIGWGAAALMIIGGGMLCCNCPAKGEESYTARYSAARSDATAPASGKEFV